The Labrus mixtus chromosome 18, fLabMix1.1, whole genome shotgun sequence DNA segment GCCCTgagtttttccatttgtttggCTGACATCATTTCAGAGATCCATTTTTGAAAAGAAGCATAAAACTCTTTCTTAATCCTCATGTCCCTCTTACACCCTGAGCCCCCCGTCATCCAGTCATATCCAGTATCATGAATCCAACTTTGTAAacttatttattctttttttccccgaTCTGTGCATGAGCTGAATTAGTGTCATTGTATATTATgcattatttataaaataaaatgtcaaaaaatgttcaaaggtagtaaaaaaaataaatatatatatatatatgcatataaAATGATGCTAACtctttgggtgtgtgtgtgttgatgcttTTAGAACCAGTCTCTGTCGTGTGAGGCTCGTTCGGTCAGAGTGTACCGGGATGAGGTGGACTCTCTGAGGGAGAAAGCGTCACGAGTGGACCGGCTGGAGACCGAACTGACACGatgtaaagaaaaactcaaCGACGTTCACTTCTACAAAACAAGAGTGGAGGTAAGAAACGACAGCTTCACATCCtctctaaatataaatatatacacttAGCAGttatgttttgttcttttatagTTTGAAATTTGATATTTAAGTGAGTTAATACTAACCATGTGCAGCTATAGTTAACAaacctggtgtgtgtgtctgtgtgtctgtgtgtctgtgtgtctgtgtgtctgtgtgtctgtgtgtgtgtgtctgtgtgtctgtgtgtctgtgtgtgtgtgtgtctgtgtgtgtgtgtgtctgtgtgtgtgtgtgtgtgtgtgtgtgtgtgtgtgtgtctgtgtgtctgtgtgtctgtgtgtctgtgtgtctgtgtgtgtgtgtgtgtgtctgtgtgtgtgtgtgtgtgtgtgtgtgtgtgtgtgtgtgtgtgtgtgtgtgtgtctgtgtgtgtgtctgtgtgtgtgtctgtgtgtctgtgtctctgtgtgtgtgtggtcctgcAGGAGCTCCGAGAGGACAACATGACTCTGATGGAGACGaaggtgctgctggaggagcagctgtcAGCCTCTAGAGGGCGCTGCGATAAACTGCACACGCTGGAGAAAGACAACTTGTTGCTGCGAGCTAAAATACACGACCTGGAAATGGTATTACACCATGACATTATCATATATTTATAAGATAGGCTACTTTAAAAGCTCTCCATTAACACATCCTTTAGTTATATATGATTAGATTTAGATTATATCAAGACCCAAATATCGGAACAAAACAACTTTATGAAATATCAGTTAGGcacattttttcctgtttcagtcCTGACATGTCAGCTTAAAATATTGCCTTTTAGCAACCTCAGCCCTGAGTGTGTTCATTGATGTTTTacaggagagagacaatgaGCGCAGAAGGCTGGAGGAGCTGGTGGAGGAGAACATGCTGCTGGAGATCGGCCAGAAGCAGAGCATGAATGAGTCTGCTCATCTTGGCTGGGAGCTGGAGCAGCTGTCCAAGAACCACGACAACACAGAGAGTAAGGAACATTTATGTATTCATTAGATGTTTTGTTTAGTCCTGTTTTATTTGGTGTCCAGAGATGttattgtttacatttcttcCTCCGCTGCAGCTCGTAAGTCGTTGGTCCATGAGCTGAACGAGTGCGTCTCCAGCCGGGTGTTGAAGCTTGAGAAGGAGAACCGGGAGCTTCAGGCTTCGATagagagactgaaagaggaCAACCACCAACTGCAGGAGAAGCAGCTCCACACCCAGGAGCTGGACCGAGAGAACCAGAGCTTCAGCAAGaaggtaggaggaggaggagctttaAAAGGGAATACTGTCATTTTGAAGCCTGGGCCCCTCTTACCTGTTTTAGGTTTTAGATGACTAATTGCTCCTTTAGGTTGCACAGCAGACAGCAGAATGACTGTAATGGTTCTCCCTGTTTGAAGTTTGCCCATccaaagttcttgtttttgtcactaGGAGAGGAAGATTTTTATGAAACCAGAACCCAACTTTAAATCGCTTTCTTTTGGACTGTCTGACTCCATTCAATCAACCAATAATTTTACCTTACAGGATACAAGAGTTGTCTAttcctgtctttttttagtGTTAGTGTGTAGTACACAAATATCCTGATCCATACTAACCATTTAAACATTGAAATCACACAATAAGATAGACAAAATAACTGTTTAAAGCGGCAGTAGACAAGCGTCTTTTATTATttgggggcagcagtagctcaatccgtagggacttgggttggaaatcggagggtcgccagcTCAAGTAAGCTCCTCCAAGTGAGGACCAAAAtattgaagttggtctggttgttGTGTGAGAAGCATATCtcacaataacagagtgtaaaccagaatttcccctcgggattaataaagtatttttaaaaaagtgtcattAGAATCatgtggagaagagaaaacaggtttctttctttgtatttcttgtattttttatgaatgttaCTAATATTTTCAGCATGTACTGCAATAAGCTTTTGATCTGCTGCTCTAAAACACCTTTGTTTCTTTATATAACATATCTTCAGAATTGTCAGTTCACTAAGTTATTGTACTGTtaactatttatttatattgtttctTTAGTACAGAGATGTGTGGAAtccaaatcaatcaatccaatCAATGTACCCTGGTATAGTGACAGTAAAGttcattctgattctgatatttttatcttctttcttGTTAGTTGGATCGTCTCCAGGGTTTGTTGGACCAGGAGAgactgaccaatcaggacaTGGAGTCATTGGGCGAGGAAATCTTGAAGGAGAAACAGATGCTGGAGAGAGACATGCACTCTCTGAAGGCAGAGAAAGACCAGCAGGTAGCTCACAGAACCACACATACATGTTCATTGTAAGACTAAAGAAGTGCGTCCTTTGTTGACATCCTGCTCCACGTGTCCAATCAGATCTCAGAGTTGGAGAGTGAGAAGCAGCACCTGTCTGACGCGGTGGCTTCCCTTCAGGAGCGAGCTCAGTCTAACAATGTGGCGAGGGTCCGCGAGGTGGAGACGGAGAACCGCCTCCTGCACCAGAACATCACTGATACCAGCTCCCGATTGGCCAGCTTGGAAACGCAACTCAAACAGGCAAACGAGGAGTCGGAGCGGCTGAGGGAGAGAGCAGGGCGGtgtgaggaggtggagagggaggCGGCGAGGctggagaggagcagggacgCTCTGAACAGAGAGGTGATAAAGATGGAATATTCTCTTCAATCAGTgtatgaagtgtttttatttaaagaagaaaatcagaCATGCTTCTTTATTGGTCTCGCAGGTGGCCTCCCTGCGTGCATGTAGCGAGCGGTCAGAAACTCTGGAGAAGCAGGTGTCCTCCCTGGAGCAGGAGGTGCACAGGCTGAAGcgggagacagaggagaaccAGAAGGAGCTGCAGCGACTTGAGAAGCAAGAGGCGGAGAACGGCCTTCTGACAAAGGAGAACCTGGACCTCCGCTGCTCCCTGGAAAACGTGCGCTCCTCGTCCGCACGCCTGGCCACCTTACAGGAGGAGCACAaagagtcacagagagagacacaggagctgcagaggaggcTGGAGACAGCCAGAGAGGAGGCacaaggagagaagaagagggcgGAGAGGCTGGAGCTGAATGTGGCGGCTCTGAACCAGGAAAAGCATCGGCTAGAGAAGGAAGTACAAAGGagcaaagaggagagggaggaggtagagagagagaggcaggaggtGCAGGCTCGAGAAGAGGAAGTTAAAAGGGAAGTGGAAGAACTGAAGGAGgagcggaggaggagagaggaaggtgacaaagagaggaagaagatcCAGCTGGACCTGGAGCAGTCGGAGAAGGGAAGGAAGCACTTGGAGAAGGAGAGCTGGAGGATCAGAACGCTGCTGGAGGGTAAAGAGacggagctggaggagaaaacCAGGAAGCTGGCTACGGTGAAGAAGGAGGGCACGTCTCTGAGTAAGGAggtggagaggatgaaggaggtggCGGTCAAAGCAAAGGAGTTAGAGAGGGAGaacaaagagctgcagaaacaggcAACTATTGACAAGAGGACTCTGGCTACTCTGAGAGAGGTGAGGCGGGAAAAAGAGACAAGACTCATCTAAAACAAGTCTGCAGAGACTCACCGCTGCATagttctgatttctttttttttgtacttaagTGGTAAAgttagattttgttttgtgctCATAGTCTGCTTTATCAGTTAATTAACACTTACTACTATTGGTTATTATATGCATCCTTCTAAGCCTACcgtgcattttgttttctgaatgtgGACATAGATGTGTCAGCAGTTTCATAAttacatgtctgtgtgtctgtgtctgtgtctgtgtctgtgtgtgtgtgtgtgtgtgtgtgtgtgtgtgtgtgtgtgtgtgtgtgtgtgtgtgtgtgtgtgtgtgtgtgtgtgtgtgtgtgtgtgtgtgtgtgtgtgtgtgcaggaattGGTGTCAGAGAAGCTGAGCGTTCAGCAGCAGAGTGTCGAGTTAGAGAGACTCAACGAAGAACTGGAGAAGATCGGACTGAACAGAGAGAAactgctgcagcaggagcacactCTGGAGGACAGGTAGATTAGTTTTTCTAATATGATAAAATGCTCTCACATTACAAAGGCTATTTATCAGATTGAGACATCAAACATGAATCTGGGCTGTGTGATGAATGTATCTTGTGTATATGTCAGCAGGTACAGGCTGCTGGAGTCTCGGCTGGAGGAAACTGTCCAACAGACGATGAAGattaaagaggagaaaatatcCTATCTAGAGAAGAAAGTAGAAGAAAGCAACGCACTCAACAAAACGCTACGTGCAGAACTAGCCAACGTAAGAGCACATGTACAATGTCTTAGCTTGAATCTGTCTGAATTACTTAAAAAATCATTCTCCAAATCTTGATATTTTGCATTTGGGCACGATTGAACAAACATTTGACCAGTTTAACCAACATGTAATGTGACCCTCTCTTCTGGTATGAGACTTTCAGTAGTGTTTCCCTCATAATGATGGACAGGAAATATGTAGAACCCTTATTTAtcaaaaaaaacgtttttacaCAATAGACTCGATCTTTTTGCTTCTGTAACATTACTTTCAGTGTCAAATACACAAAGTAGGTTGACATCATTGTTTTGTAATTCAGCTGTGAACTGTTATTATTAGCTGTAGTGTATTTTAAGATAATGTGTTGAAGAGAGCGTTTCCATGTGATGAAATTTATTGTTGTAGGCTCGTCAGACTGGGTCAACTCAGCGTCAGCTacgggaagaagaagaaaaccacAACTACCAGCAGCGCTCGGGAGGTGAcagaggtcaggggtcagcCACTGCTGAGCTGCTACGAATCAAAGATCATCTCATCGATGTGGAAAAGAATGTAAGATTGTcctttttaaagtctgtaatGAAGACCATATAGTGACATGTTGTACTTTCTCTCACACATATTTAAATTcacatcttattttattttcttacattttattctGATAACATACGCTACATATTCATataaaatcagtttaaaaacaaagttatcTGCTCAATCATTGGATGCTGGTTGTCACAAGAGGCCATTTATTTGCCTCTTATTTAGCTTTTGTGTGATTTTGATAGTGTTTTATTCCAGTTGTATAATTTCTCCCTGAATGCCAACCTGCAGGCAGAAATCAGTCTGTTgattttttcagtctttttttattttcttatactTGATACATACCGGTACCATACATGGATAAGAATTTCTTTAATATACACAtcatatttgtttatatttaatttatttaacattatcTTCTTGCTCATTGGGCCTTCATTGTCACAGAAGTTTCTTTATCTGcctcatatttattcattttgtgttttcttttcatggttTTAATTCATTCTGGTGTCACTGGTTTCTGCAGAACGCCTCCCTGCAGATGGAAAGCAGCCTGTTGAAGGAACAGCTCAAACAGATTGAGAACCAGAACACGTCTCTGAACAACCAGATGGGGGCGCTGCAACGACACACCAGCACCCTGCAGGAGCAGAATTCCTCCTTACACACTCAGACTGCAAAACTACAAGTAAAGAGCATCAGATGAGTCACATATGGGATGTAAATGACAGTGGAATTGTTTTTAcaatatttcttcttctgtgttttaggTGGAGAACTCCACACTCGCCTCGCAGAGTGCATCTCTCATGGCCCAGAATGCTGTGCTGCAGGGTCAAGTCAGCGCCCTGGAGACGGAGGTGGAGTCGTGGCAGCGTCAGCGCGAGGAGGCGTGGCGAGCCAGGGAGGGCGTGCTCAGTGACCACGAACGGCTGCTGAGCGTTCACGAGAGGCAGGCGCACGAATACGAGCAGCTCATCAGTCAGCACACGACACTGAAGACCAAACAGAGGGCGCTGGAGAACGATCACAGGATGCTACACAGCAAGTGAGGGGATAACACACAAACCTTTTAGGAACAGTAGAGACACAGTGTGGTGAACGATCCCTGAATGATGACGAGATCTCAGAGATTAAACTCTGAGTTACCACACGAGAAGAAAATAATCTGTGAGGAAAAAGAGTAGAGAACAGGCTCAGTGATGTCTTTTGTTGAGTTGATTGTTGATTGTACAGAAAGAGAGTCATGATGCTTCTTCAAGTTCAGACGTCACAGTCACTTTCCATTATAAGTAACCcctttgctctgtgtgtgtgtgtgtgtgtgtgtgtgtgtgtgtgtgtgtgtgtgtgtgtgtgtgtgtgtgtgtcggtagGTATTGTACTCTGCTGCAGCAGAAGGACAAatgggaggagcaggagggacgtggactgaaagaaaaggaggagctgAACCAGGAGACCCAGAAGAATCGACTTCTACAGCAAGATAATCTGCAGCTAAAAACAGAAGTGGACAGGTGATTAAGTTGTAACAACAGTCACACTTACattgacaaaataaatgttcactGTGGCTCTTTAGTTGACTAACTGGTGTTTTACAAGAGTAAAGGGTTCCTCTGTGACCCAGGGACTTCTAAGAGGGGAAAGATTTAAGTTCATTTTCATTGCTGGTCCACCATTACTGACATATTTTGAGTCGACCAGCAGCAGTTGCCCGAGCTGAAGAGGAAGCCTATCACTGAGTAGGGTAGCCATCATTTCATATTCTGctacactcttttttttttttgcaaatcagAGTTTCAGTAGTAGCCCCTTTCAAAATGttgtaactaagctcagccgtcatcacgtctttgaaAATCTATATTGATTCCACGATGGCGTTATACTTTCATCCCAGTCTGTGtattcacattgtgttttggTGTTGAGGAGGCACAGCACAGCGGgcgctccacatacacacacacagtcacacatgcacaaacacacagtgctgcggctccccctgctggctctgctgaaactgtctccccctctctgtaaCGTCTCAgttactacctccaaagacggtacagagggggggatCACAttgtccccccattacgcctccacaacattcagattgaaggtgaaacgtcacaggggaGTAAATATGACGGCTTGAAACGGCAGACTGAGTAGAGCTACTGTTGGCACTTAAATATCTGTAAaggcacaataaaaaaaaaacaggtttagcTACAGTATAGGCTTAGTGCAGAGAAAGGTCTGAGAGCCGTCCCCTTTAAGTATCTTTCCCTATTTCCTGACTTATTCTATTTCCTCCCTTAGATTGACAgggagccaatcacagcagacaGAGCAGTGTGAGGGTCTCCAGCAGCGCATGAACGACATGAAGAGCTCATTAAGCTCCGCCCAGCTGGAAGTGAGTCGATGGATGGCACGATACGATTCGCTAAAGGAGCAACACCAGGGCCTGGATCTGACCATGACCAAACTGGACAACCACTGTGAGGTAAACAGGACACTTAACTTTACCCCGAGGCGGtgtgaaaacaggaaacacacacagcggtCTATGACTGTAAAACTCTTCAGGGTAACTTTGtttgtgttcgtgtgtgttttTAGCTTTTGAGTCGACTGAAGGGgaacctggaggaggagaaccACCACCTCCTGAGTCAGATCAACCTGCTGAGTCAGCAGAACCACACTCTGCTGGAGAGGAGCATGGAGAGCAAAGAGCTGTATCACCAGGAGCAGAAACTTTACATGTAACTGTTCACAACATCACAAGCAGAATAAAAACTACACAAATAaagcaacattaaaatgttcagaaatactttcagaaaaaaatgacatacatCCTGTTTTTTGGAGTTGCTGGCTAAAAGCATCAAAATGAAGAAATTCCAAACCATTTTGtaactttttgtctttttgttaaaaatatttgaaaacagggccaaagtaaaaaaaaaaaaactggaatcaaccttgaattaaaaaaaatccccaggAAGAAACTAAATCTGTATCTTTGTCTTTTCAGAGATAAGCTGAACTCTCTGCGTCGTCAGAAAGAGAAGCTAGAAGAGAAGATCATGGATCAGTACAAGTTCTACGACCCAAcaccaaaaaagtaaaaaaaaaaaaaaaaaagcttttatcaACACCTTTGGACTATATGTGTGCAGTGCTTCAGATTTTGTAACATACATATTTGTTGTCAGGAGGAGTCAGTGGTCCGGCGCCAAGGCTTTAGCCAAACTGATTAAACCCAGAAAGGAGAGCAGCAGGGAGCGAGGGAGTGACCGAGATAAGGACGGAGCCAAAGACGGAGCCAAAGACAGAGAGCGAGCGAAGAGCGCCCCGGACATCCCACTACCTGCCccgcctcccctcctcccccctgaaACCCCTCCCCCAATCCCCAAGCGGACAGCCAGCGACACGCAGGACGGCGGCAGTGCCCACAGTAACCATAACAACCACATCACTAGCCCCATCCTGGGACCCCAGAGTCCAGCGCTCACGCCCATCAGCAGAGGTAAACACAATCTCACAcgcctcacaaacacaaaaacacaaccctGCTTAGAGAGCATTAAAGCCAAGGAAATGGTTTGTCATATATTTATCCTCGCAGGGAGAACATTCACAGTaaggaaaatatatttgttttacacAACAGAGGACAAATAAATATCAGAGGTTCCCTTTTTATGGGTTGTGGAAGCAAAGAACTGTGTAAAGAAAAGCTGATAAAACATTATAATGGAGCAGATGTACTTCCCACTGGCTCCTCTAGAGGGTGCTGTAGACCAACACATTTACTTTTACACTTCTGTCTTCAATCAATAAACCTCCAATGTATCTTTTCTCTG contains these protein-coding regions:
- the ccdc88c gene encoding protein Daple isoform X1, which gives rise to MDVTLSELLATFMESPLVVWVGTLGPLGSCDNAGSEERVNMFMELVDGVFLHKIMTHIDPSPTNQRLNKNVNNDVSLRLHNLTVLTRQIRTYYQETLQQLIVMPLPNILCIAKDPLSAKSMEELKRLLLLLLGCAVQCERKEEMIEKIKLLDIMTQAAIVSHIQEVTHNQQNVLDLSWLEEGSELTHEELTPLSKTMAESLRQLIDQRDKASEVIVDLTQERDYLHSQQPQEGCRNLGMNSPDRGQSSGGLTNGGSALMVSGLTKEEKQHLSVELADTKAKLRKYRQELEEKTEHLMDSRHEVERQDQELQRLKQENQSLSCEARSVRVYRDEVDSLREKASRVDRLETELTRCKEKLNDVHFYKTRVEELREDNMTLMETKVLLEEQLSASRGRCDKLHTLEKDNLLLRAKIHDLEMERDNERRRLEELVEENMLLEIGQKQSMNESAHLGWELEQLSKNHDNTETRKSLVHELNECVSSRVLKLEKENRELQASIERLKEDNHQLQEKQLHTQELDRENQSFSKKLDRLQGLLDQERLTNQDMESLGEEILKEKQMLERDMHSLKAEKDQQISELESEKQHLSDAVASLQERAQSNNVARVREVETENRLLHQNITDTSSRLASLETQLKQANEESERLRERAGRCEEVEREAARLERSRDALNREVASLRACSERSETLEKQVSSLEQEVHRLKRETEENQKELQRLEKQEAENGLLTKENLDLRCSLENVRSSSARLATLQEEHKESQRETQELQRRLETAREEAQGEKKRAERLELNVAALNQEKHRLEKEVQRSKEEREEVERERQEVQAREEEVKREVEELKEERRRREEGDKERKKIQLDLEQSEKGRKHLEKESWRIRTLLEGKETELEEKTRKLATVKKEGTSLSKEVERMKEVAVKAKELERENKELQKQATIDKRTLATLREELVSEKLSVQQQSVELERLNEELEKIGLNREKLLQQEHTLEDSRYRLLESRLEETVQQTMKIKEEKISYLEKKVEESNALNKTLRAELANARQTGSTQRQLREEEENHNYQQRSGGDRGQGSATAELLRIKDHLIDVEKNNASLQMESSLLKEQLKQIENQNTSLNNQMGALQRHTSTLQEQNSSLHTQTAKLQVENSTLASQSASLMAQNAVLQGQVSALETEVESWQRQREEAWRAREGVLSDHERLLSVHERQAHEYEQLISQHTTLKTKQRALENDHRMLHSKYCTLLQQKDKWEEQEGRGLKEKEELNQETQKNRLLQQDNLQLKTEVDRLTGSQSQQTEQCEGLQQRMNDMKSSLSSAQLEVSRWMARYDSLKEQHQGLDLTMTKLDNHCELLSRLKGNLEEENHHLLSQINLLSQQNHTLLERSMESKELYHQEQKLYIDKLNSLRRQKEKLEEKIMDQYKFYDPTPKKRSQWSGAKALAKLIKPRKESSRERGSDRDKDGAKDGAKDRERAKSAPDIPLPAPPPLLPPETPPPIPKRTASDTQDGGSAHSNHNNHITSPILGPQSPALTPISRGLTDRSRGVYRSSTPGGSNESINGEDAHGQGRKAMSSTPSHQSPSLGPHNNSRLGPVPVHRPRGLLFDDDSRHNASDSMFGHHVNPGGRPGSADFSRNTSSSNSPVNCRDTSDRQPRSASLSSDDVMGLSQSQQTLSRSSTLPYDHAPQRAQPQRVAGVRMKNRSSSPGSEMVTLEQFLQESNLQSPPMVSTGSREDLMTDYFARSPTPSAPAGREQVTPTNYVTPTVQSSNQRPGQSVKPSPRQPVGQSPAPSQPVAQRTGQSLSRAYSLATADLLRSNGPDSFRVNEGQTDAVVRRQGGGANGRERPLSARLAGPTNQHGDASFLNPPIHHSSSLNLQTERYAERERGRARVPGNAPHHHRGEVAMVSPVRAVPATRPDDSNEHTEVSREGRPGDSSQLKKESEGERCGSAERPKSTPASPDPNNDPQTVWYEYGCV
- the ccdc88c gene encoding protein Daple isoform X3; the protein is MDVTLSELLATFMESPLVVWVGTLGPLGSCDNAGSEERVNMFMELVDGVFLHKIMTHIDPSPTNQRLNKNVNNDVSLRLHNLTVLTRQIRTYYQETLQQLIVMPLPNILCIAKDPLSAKSMEELKRLLLLLLGCAVQCERKEEMIEKIKLLDIMTQAAIVSHIQEVTHNQQNVLDLSWLEEGSELTHEELTPLSKTMAESLRQLIDQRDKASEVIVDLTQERDYLHSQQPQEGCRNLGMNSPDRGQSSGGLTNGGSALMVSGLTKEEKQHLSVELADTKAKLRKYRQELEEKTEHLMDSRHEVERQDQELQRLKQENQSLSCEARSVRVYRDEVDSLREKASRVDRLETELTRCKEKLNDVHFYKTRVEELREDNMTLMETKVLLEEQLSASRGRCDKLHTLEKDNLLLRAKIHDLEMERDNERRRLEELVEENMLLEIGQKQSMNESAHLGWELEQLSKNHDNTETRKSLVHELNECVSSRVLKLEKENRELQASIERLKEDNHQLQEKQLHTQELDRENQSFSKKLDRLQGLLDQERLTNQDMESLGEEILKEKQMLERDMHSLKAEKDQQISELESEKQHLSDAVASLQERAQSNNVARVREVETENRLLHQNITDTSSRLASLETQLKQANEESERLRERAGRCEEVEREAARLERSRDALNREVASLRACSERSETLEKQVSSLEQEVHRLKRETEENQKELQRLEKQEAENGLLTKENLDLRCSLENVRSSSARLATLQEEHKESQRETQELQRRLETAREEAQGEKKRAERLELNVAALNQEKHRLEKEVQRSKEEREEVERERQEVQAREEEVKREVEELKEERRRREEGDKERKKIQLDLEQSEKGRKHLEKESWRIRTLLEGKETELEEKTRKLATVKKEGTSLSKEVERMKEVAVKAKELERENKELQKQATIDKRTLATLREELVSEKLSVQQQSVELERLNEELEKIGLNREKLLQQEHTLEDSRYRLLESRLEETVQQTMKIKEEKISYLEKKVEESNALNKTLRAELANARQTGSTQRQLREEEENHNYQQRSGGDRGQGSATAELLRIKDHLIDVEKNNASLQMESSLLKEQLKQIENQNTSLNNQMGALQRHTSTLQEQNSSLHTQTAKLQVENSTLASQSASLMAQNAVLQGQVSALETEVESWQRQREEAWRAREGVLSDHERLLSVHERQAHEYEQLISQHTTLKTKQRALENDHRMLHSKYCTLLQQKDKWEEQEGRGLKEKEELNQETQKNRLLQQDNLQLKTEVDRLTGSQSQQTEQCEGLQQRMNDMKSSLSSAQLEVSRWMARYDSLKEQHQGLDLTMTKLDNHCELLSRLKGNLEEENHHLLSQINLLSQQNHTLLERSMESKELYHQEQKLYIDKLNSLRRQKEKLEEKIMDQYKFYDPTPKKRSQWSGAKALAKLIKPRKESSRERGSDRDKDGAKDGAKDRERAKSAPDIPLPAPPPLLPPETPPPIPKRTASDTQDGGSAHSNHNNHITSPILGPQSPALTPISRAPPNPKRFRFLRSKSQDKLLSPTSPTSSSSSTSSSSSSSRPPLSLTRRLRFWSSTDITADVLNCQTMSANGVF
- the ccdc88c gene encoding protein Daple isoform X2; this encodes MDVTLSELLATFMESPLVVWVGTLGPLGSCDNAGSEERVNMFMELVDGVFLHKIMTHIDPSPTNQRLNKNVNNDVSLRLHNLTVLTRQIRTYYQETLQQLIVMPLPNILCIAKDPLSAKSMEELKRLLLLLLGCAVQCERKEEMIEKIKLLDIMTQAAIVSHIQEVTHNQQNVLDLSWLEEGSELTHEELTPLSKTMAESLRQLIDQRDKASEVIVDLTQERDYLHSQQPQEGCRNLGMNSPDRGQSSGGLTNGGSALMVSGLTKEEKQHLSVELADTKAKLRKYRQELEEKTEHLMDSRHEVERQDQELQRLKQENQSLSCEARSVRVYRDEVDSLREKASRVDRLETELTRCKEKLNDVHFYKTRVEELREDNMTLMETKVLLEEQLSASRGRCDKLHTLEKDNLLLRAKIHDLEMERDNERRRLEELVEENMLLEIGQKQSMNESAHLGWELEQLSKNHDNTETRKSLVHELNECVSSRVLKLEKENRELQASIERLKEDNHQLQEKQLHTQELDRENQSFSKKLDRLQGLLDQERLTNQDMESLGEEILKEKQMLERDMHSLKAEKDQQISELESEKQHLSDAVASLQERAQSNNVARVREVETENRLLHQNITDTSSRLASLETQLKQANEESERLRERAGRCEEVEREAARLERSRDALNREVASLRACSERSETLEKQVSSLEQEVHRLKRETEENQKELQRLEKQEAENGLLTKENLDLRCSLENVRSSSARLATLQEEHKESQRETQELQRRLETAREEAQGEKKRAERLELNVAALNQEKHRLEKEVQRSKEEREEVERERQEVQAREEEVKREVEELKEERRRREEGDKERKKIQLDLEQSEKGRKHLEKESWRIRTLLEGKETELEEKTRKLATVKKEGTSLSKEVERMKEVAVKAKELERENKELQKQATIDKRTLATLREELVSEKLSVQQQSVELERLNEELEKIGLNREKLLQQEHTLEDRYRLLESRLEETVQQTMKIKEEKISYLEKKVEESNALNKTLRAELANARQTGSTQRQLREEEENHNYQQRSGGDRGQGSATAELLRIKDHLIDVEKNNASLQMESSLLKEQLKQIENQNTSLNNQMGALQRHTSTLQEQNSSLHTQTAKLQVENSTLASQSASLMAQNAVLQGQVSALETEVESWQRQREEAWRAREGVLSDHERLLSVHERQAHEYEQLISQHTTLKTKQRALENDHRMLHSKYCTLLQQKDKWEEQEGRGLKEKEELNQETQKNRLLQQDNLQLKTEVDRLTGSQSQQTEQCEGLQQRMNDMKSSLSSAQLEVSRWMARYDSLKEQHQGLDLTMTKLDNHCELLSRLKGNLEEENHHLLSQINLLSQQNHTLLERSMESKELYHQEQKLYIDKLNSLRRQKEKLEEKIMDQYKFYDPTPKKRSQWSGAKALAKLIKPRKESSRERGSDRDKDGAKDGAKDRERAKSAPDIPLPAPPPLLPPETPPPIPKRTASDTQDGGSAHSNHNNHITSPILGPQSPALTPISRGLTDRSRGVYRSSTPGGSNESINGEDAHGQGRKAMSSTPSHQSPSLGPHNNSRLGPVPVHRPRGLLFDDDSRHNASDSMFGHHVNPGGRPGSADFSRNTSSSNSPVNCRDTSDRQPRSASLSSDDVMGLSQSQQTLSRSSTLPYDHAPQRAQPQRVAGVRMKNRSSSPGSEMVTLEQFLQESNLQSPPMVSTGSREDLMTDYFARSPTPSAPAGREQVTPTNYVTPTVQSSNQRPGQSVKPSPRQPVGQSPAPSQPVAQRTGQSLSRAYSLATADLLRSNGPDSFRVNEGQTDAVVRRQGGGANGRERPLSARLAGPTNQHGDASFLNPPIHHSSSLNLQTERYAERERGRARVPGNAPHHHRGEVAMVSPVRAVPATRPDDSNEHTEVSREGRPGDSSQLKKESEGERCGSAERPKSTPASPDPNNDPQTVWYEYGCV